From a single Candoia aspera isolate rCanAsp1 chromosome 2, rCanAsp1.hap2, whole genome shotgun sequence genomic region:
- the PTGES3 gene encoding prostaglandin E synthase 3, protein MQPASAKWYDRRDYVFIEFCVEDSKDVNVKFEKAKLTFTCLGGNDNFKHLNEIDLYTSIDPNESKHKRTDRSVLCCLRKGESGQSWPRLTKEKAKLNWLSVDFNNWKDWEDDSDEDMSNFDRFSEMMNNMGGDEDVDLPEVDGADDDSPDSDDEKMPDLE, encoded by the exons AT gCAGCCTGCTTCAGCAAAGTGGTATGACCGAAGGGATTACGTCTTTATTGAATTTTGTGTTGAAGACAGTAAAGATGTCAATGTAAAATTTGAGAAAGCCAAACTTACATTCAC tTGTCTTGGAGGAAATGATAACTTCAAGCAtttaaatgaaattgatcttTATACTTCTATTGATCCAAAT gAATCCAAGCATAAAAGAACAGACAGATCTGTTTTATGTTGTTTACGAAAAGGAGAATCCGGCCAGTCATGGCCACGGTTaacaaaagagaaagcaaag CTCAATTGGCTCAGTGTGGACTTTAACAACTGGAAAGATTGGGAAGATGATTCTGATGAAGATATGTCCAATTTTGATCGCTTTTCTGAA ATGATGAACAACATGGGTGGTGATGAAGATGTAGATTTGCCAGAAGTAGATGGAGCAGATGAT GATTCACCAGATAGTGATGATGAAA aaatgCCAGACCTGGAATAA